The following proteins are encoded in a genomic region of Mycolicibacterium rutilum:
- a CDS encoding heavy metal translocating P-type ATPase, producing MATDTIELSIDGMTCASCANRIERKLNKIDGVTATVNFATEKARVEYGDGVTPEALVATVHDAGYEAHLPVTVTSEEYDATTDPTAALRQRLLVSLALTVPVIAMAMIPALQFTNWQWLSLTLAAPVVVWGAWPFHRAAFTNLRHGSTTMDTLISMGTLAALGWSVYALFWGTAGTPGMTHPFSLTLSRTDGSGSVYFEVAAGVTTFILAGRYFEARSKRRAGAALRALLELGARDVMVRRDGVEQRIPIDQLVVGDEFVVRPGEKIATDGVVVDGRSAVDASMLTGEPVPVDVEPGDAVVGATVNVDGRLVVRAHRVGSDTQIAQMARLVAEAQNGKAPAQRLADRISGVFVPIVIALAVATLGFWLGTGGSVAAAFTAAVAVLIIACPCALGLATPTALMVGTGRGAQLGILIKGPEVLESTRRVDTIVLDKTGTITTGTMTLVDVVTAGGTEAADVLRAAGAVEDGSEHPIARAIVQGARDKVGELPVVEDFVNERGLGVRGVVDGREVVVGRRRLLSGYDFPEQLEGALRQAESEGRTAVAVGWDDEVRGVLVVSDTVKPTSAQAVARLRALGLSPVMVTGDNEAAARTIAGQVGIDDVVAEVLPQDKVDAVKRLQADGKVVAMVGDGVNDAAALAQADLGLAMGSGTDVAIEASDVTLVRDDLNAVPDAIRLSRRTLSTIKGNLFWAFAYNVAALPLAAAGLLNPMIAGAAMAFSSVFVVSNSLRLRRFSATASR from the coding sequence ATGGCCACTGACACCATCGAGCTGTCGATCGACGGTATGACGTGCGCCTCGTGCGCGAACCGGATCGAACGCAAGCTCAACAAGATCGACGGGGTCACCGCGACGGTCAACTTCGCCACCGAGAAGGCCCGCGTGGAGTACGGCGACGGCGTGACCCCCGAGGCACTGGTGGCCACGGTGCACGACGCGGGTTACGAGGCCCACCTGCCCGTCACCGTAACCTCCGAAGAGTACGACGCCACAACGGATCCCACCGCGGCGCTGCGGCAGCGGCTGCTCGTCTCGCTGGCGTTGACGGTCCCGGTGATCGCGATGGCGATGATCCCCGCGCTGCAGTTCACCAACTGGCAGTGGCTGTCGCTGACGCTGGCGGCACCGGTCGTGGTGTGGGGCGCTTGGCCGTTCCACCGCGCCGCGTTCACGAACCTGCGCCACGGCAGCACCACGATGGACACGCTGATCTCGATGGGCACGCTGGCGGCGCTGGGTTGGTCGGTGTACGCGCTGTTCTGGGGCACCGCCGGCACACCCGGGATGACGCATCCGTTCTCGTTGACGCTGTCGCGCACCGACGGTTCGGGCAGCGTCTACTTCGAGGTGGCCGCGGGGGTGACGACGTTCATCCTCGCCGGGCGCTACTTCGAGGCGCGGTCCAAACGACGCGCCGGCGCCGCGCTGCGAGCACTGCTGGAACTCGGTGCTCGCGATGTGATGGTCCGCAGAGACGGTGTCGAGCAACGGATTCCGATCGACCAGCTCGTGGTCGGCGACGAGTTCGTGGTCCGGCCCGGCGAGAAGATCGCCACCGACGGCGTCGTCGTCGACGGCCGATCCGCGGTCGACGCGTCGATGCTGACCGGCGAGCCCGTGCCCGTGGATGTCGAACCCGGAGACGCGGTGGTCGGAGCGACAGTCAACGTCGACGGGCGGCTCGTCGTGCGCGCCCACCGCGTCGGCAGCGACACCCAGATCGCCCAGATGGCGCGCCTCGTCGCCGAAGCCCAGAACGGCAAGGCGCCCGCGCAGCGCCTCGCCGACCGGATCTCCGGTGTGTTCGTGCCGATCGTGATCGCGCTCGCGGTGGCCACCCTCGGATTCTGGCTGGGCACAGGGGGTTCCGTGGCCGCTGCGTTCACCGCGGCGGTCGCGGTTCTGATCATCGCGTGCCCGTGCGCGCTCGGGCTGGCGACCCCGACCGCGCTGATGGTCGGCACGGGCCGGGGCGCCCAGCTGGGCATCCTCATCAAGGGCCCCGAGGTGCTGGAGTCGACCCGGCGCGTCGACACCATCGTGTTGGACAAGACCGGCACGATCACCACCGGCACGATGACGCTCGTCGATGTCGTAACCGCCGGCGGTACGGAAGCCGCCGACGTGCTGCGGGCCGCCGGCGCCGTCGAGGACGGGTCGGAGCATCCGATCGCGCGGGCCATCGTGCAGGGCGCCCGCGACAAGGTCGGCGAGCTGCCCGTCGTCGAGGACTTCGTCAACGAACGCGGTCTCGGTGTGCGCGGCGTCGTCGACGGCCGCGAGGTCGTTGTCGGGCGCCGGCGGCTGTTGTCCGGCTACGACTTCCCCGAACAACTGGAAGGCGCACTGCGTCAAGCTGAGTCGGAGGGCCGGACAGCGGTCGCGGTCGGCTGGGATGACGAGGTCCGCGGTGTCCTGGTGGTGTCCGACACCGTCAAACCGACATCGGCGCAGGCCGTCGCCCGCCTGCGCGCGCTCGGGCTGAGCCCGGTGATGGTCACCGGCGACAACGAGGCGGCGGCACGCACCATCGCGGGGCAGGTGGGCATCGACGACGTGGTGGCCGAGGTGCTGCCGCAGGACAAGGTCGACGCGGTCAAGCGTCTGCAGGCCGACGGCAAGGTGGTGGCGATGGTCGGCGACGGCGTCAACGACGCCGCGGCGCTGGCGCAGGCGGACCTCGGTCTGGCGATGGGCAGCGGCACCGACGTGGCGATCGAAGCCAGCGACGTCACGTTGGTGCGCGACGACCTCAACGCGGTGCCCGACGCGATCCGCCTGTCACGCAGGACATTGTCGACGATCAAGGGCAATCTGTTCTGGGCGTTCGCCTACAACGTCGCCGCACTGCCGCTGGCCGCCGCCGGACTGCTCAACCCGATGATCGCCGGCGCCGCGATGGCGTTCAGCTCGGTCTTCGTGGTGAGCAACAGCCTTCGGCTGCGCCGCTTCTCGGCTACAGCGTCGCGTTGA
- a CDS encoding heavy-metal-associated domain-containing protein, protein MTTTTTVTVTGMTCGHCAASVREEIGEISGVTAVDVDVASGMVTIDSVAPVETGAIQNAVEEAGYRLAG, encoded by the coding sequence ATGACCACCACCACGACCGTCACCGTCACCGGAATGACCTGCGGCCACTGCGCCGCCTCAGTACGCGAGGAGATCGGCGAGATCAGCGGCGTGACCGCGGTCGACGTCGACGTCGCGTCCGGCATGGTGACCATTGACAGTGTGGCCCCGGTCGAAACCGGCGCCATCCAGAACGCCGTGGAAGAAGCGGGCTACCGCTTGGCCGGCTGA
- a CDS encoding class I SAM-dependent methyltransferase, translating to MKLNSVERAMMNNPLRAAHQHRREAAWFRRLAGGDLAGQHVLEIGCGRGVGAEVILDRLGAQQVTAFDLDDSMVELARKRLHGRPVSLSVGDVNAISQPAASVDAVVDFGIIHHVPDWQGAIGEIARVLRPGGLLLFEEITRHALEWWAFRALTDHPRENRFEADEFAAELGRHGLHGTGTLEHRAGGALFVGAARKV from the coding sequence ATGAAACTCAACTCAGTCGAGCGCGCGATGATGAACAATCCGTTGCGCGCCGCACACCAGCACAGGCGGGAGGCCGCGTGGTTCCGCCGCCTGGCCGGCGGCGATCTGGCCGGTCAACATGTCCTCGAGATCGGCTGCGGCCGCGGGGTGGGCGCTGAAGTGATCCTCGACCGGCTCGGCGCGCAGCAGGTGACGGCGTTCGATCTCGACGACTCGATGGTCGAGTTGGCCCGCAAGCGGCTGCACGGACGCCCGGTGTCGCTGTCGGTCGGCGACGTCAACGCGATCTCTCAGCCGGCGGCATCGGTCGACGCGGTGGTCGACTTCGGGATCATCCACCATGTGCCCGACTGGCAGGGCGCCATCGGCGAGATCGCGCGGGTGCTGCGGCCGGGCGGCCTGCTGCTGTTCGAGGAGATTACGCGGCACGCCTTGGAATGGTGGGCGTTTCGGGCCCTCACCGACCACCCGCGGGAGAACCGGTTCGAGGCCGACGAGTTCGCCGCCGAGCTGGGCCGCCACGGTCTGCACGGCACGGGCACACTGGAGCACCGTGCCGGCGGCGCGCTGTTCGTCGGGGCGGCCCGCAAGGTCTGA
- the dtd gene encoding D-aminoacyl-tRNA deacylase, with product MRVLAQRVTSAAVTVDGAIVGAIRPDGQGLLALVGVTHDDDPAKAQRMAEKLWQLRILDDEKSASDVSAPILVVSQFTLYANTAKGRRPAWNAAAPRAVAEPLVTAFAEALRGLGAHVETGVFGADMEVELVNDGPVTVLLEL from the coding sequence ATGCGTGTTCTCGCCCAACGGGTGACCTCGGCGGCCGTCACGGTGGACGGCGCGATCGTCGGCGCCATCCGTCCCGACGGCCAGGGCCTGCTCGCGCTCGTCGGCGTCACCCACGACGACGACCCCGCCAAGGCGCAGCGGATGGCCGAAAAGCTCTGGCAGCTCAGGATTCTCGACGACGAGAAGTCCGCATCGGATGTGTCGGCGCCGATCCTGGTGGTCAGCCAGTTCACGCTCTACGCCAACACCGCCAAAGGCCGCAGGCCGGCCTGGAACGCCGCCGCGCCGCGCGCCGTCGCCGAGCCGCTGGTGACCGCGTTCGCCGAGGCCCTGCGCGGTCTGGGCGCGCACGTGGAGACCGGGGTGTTCGGCGCGGACATGGAGGTCGAGCTCGTCAACGACGGTCCGGTGACCGTCCTGCTCGAGCTCTGA
- a CDS encoding AIM24 family protein, which yields MTAPNDGSWRPDPEGRYEYRWWDGTQWTDQVSHQGQMGRAPLTALPQSGPPPHQAQPQPAGDGFAGITGDLVDGRFSEKEARAIANQNTKLLRVRLGEPFMARQGSMVAYQGNVDFAFEGGGASKFLKKALTGEGLPLMRCQGQGDVFLADRAYDVHLLQLTNSGLSISGKNVLAFSQSLDWNIERVKGGSIATGGLFNTTLRGTGWVALTTDGPPVVLNAAEAPTFADTNAVVAWSANLQTQLKTSFKAGALIGRGSGEAVQVSFYGPGFVIVQPSEGAPPVATQ from the coding sequence ATGACAGCACCGAACGACGGAAGCTGGCGACCCGACCCCGAGGGCCGCTACGAGTACCGCTGGTGGGACGGCACGCAGTGGACGGATCAGGTGTCACACCAAGGGCAGATGGGCCGCGCGCCGCTGACCGCTCTGCCGCAGTCCGGGCCACCGCCACACCAGGCCCAACCGCAACCGGCCGGTGACGGTTTCGCCGGCATCACCGGTGATCTGGTCGACGGCCGGTTCAGCGAGAAGGAAGCCAGGGCGATCGCGAATCAGAACACCAAGCTGTTGCGCGTGCGCCTCGGCGAACCGTTCATGGCCCGGCAAGGCTCGATGGTGGCCTACCAGGGCAACGTCGACTTCGCATTCGAGGGCGGGGGTGCGTCGAAGTTCCTCAAGAAGGCGCTGACGGGCGAGGGTCTCCCACTGATGCGGTGTCAGGGCCAGGGCGACGTCTTCCTCGCCGACCGCGCCTACGACGTGCACCTCCTGCAACTGACCAACTCCGGGTTGTCGATCAGCGGCAAGAACGTGCTGGCGTTCTCTCAGAGCCTGGACTGGAACATCGAGCGGGTGAAGGGCGGCAGCATCGCCACCGGCGGGCTGTTCAACACCACGCTGCGCGGTACCGGCTGGGTGGCGCTGACCACTGACGGACCGCCGGTCGTGCTCAACGCCGCCGAGGCGCCCACATTCGCCGACACCAACGCGGTCGTGGCCTGGTCGGCGAACCTGCAGACCCAGCTCAAGACGAGCTTCAAGGCCGGCGCGCTGATCGGTCGCGGATCCGGGGAGGCGGTGCAGGTGTCGTTCTACGGGCCGGGGTTCGTGATCGTCCAACCCTCCGAGGGCGCCCCGCCGGTCGCGACGCAGTGA
- a CDS encoding SgcJ/EcaC family oxidoreductase codes for MTRPTLSDNDQWLRDAHAAVDAFVAELQAAIDDGDAELYNAHFADDVLWGSPFGATVAGYDTLHAIHRRLFAAAVAGPRSRYEKVAVSAPTPDVAVAQVRRTALNADGTPIPIEQPAPFSEMALYVLVRRDGQWWLAAGQNTIVRPTPQNRN; via the coding sequence ATGACCCGACCGACTCTGTCCGACAATGACCAGTGGCTGCGCGACGCGCATGCGGCCGTCGATGCGTTCGTCGCCGAACTGCAGGCCGCCATCGACGACGGCGACGCCGAGCTCTACAACGCCCATTTCGCCGATGATGTGCTGTGGGGCAGTCCCTTCGGCGCGACGGTCGCGGGCTACGACACGCTGCACGCCATCCACCGGCGGTTGTTCGCCGCGGCGGTCGCCGGGCCCCGGTCGCGCTACGAGAAGGTGGCGGTCAGCGCGCCGACGCCCGATGTCGCGGTCGCGCAGGTGCGTCGGACCGCGCTGAACGCCGACGGCACACCGATTCCCATCGAGCAGCCGGCGCCGTTCTCGGAGATGGCGCTCTACGTCCTGGTGCGTCGCGACGGCCAGTGGTGGCTGGCGGCCGGTCAGAACACCATCGTGCGGCCGACACCGCAGAACCGGAACTAG
- a CDS encoding TetR/AcrR family transcriptional regulator — protein MVKARPGGRTAAVRAAVLRATEDLLIDAGLAGLELPAVAERAGVGTSTVYRRWGSVPALITDMLCDMAERSVPRADTGSLRGDLRANAALVRRTLSAPREGRLFRAIIAAAASDDATAQALAVFYDRRVAEWANCVHDAVVRGEAPERTDAEAVIRQVSAPLYYQSLTATKPLTTRDATRAADAALAAVAAGVFSPARRPGS, from the coding sequence ATGGTGAAGGCTCGCCCCGGTGGCCGCACAGCCGCGGTGCGGGCGGCCGTCCTGCGCGCCACCGAGGACCTGCTGATCGACGCTGGGCTCGCCGGGCTCGAACTGCCCGCGGTCGCCGAGCGCGCGGGCGTCGGCACGTCGACCGTTTACCGGCGGTGGGGCAGCGTGCCGGCCCTGATCACCGACATGCTGTGCGACATGGCCGAGCGATCGGTGCCGCGCGCCGACACCGGATCGCTGCGCGGGGACCTCCGCGCCAACGCGGCCCTGGTGCGCCGGACCCTGTCCGCGCCGCGGGAGGGCCGGCTGTTCCGGGCGATCATCGCCGCCGCGGCGAGCGACGACGCCACCGCGCAAGCACTGGCGGTGTTCTACGACCGCCGGGTCGCCGAGTGGGCAAACTGCGTCCACGACGCGGTCGTGCGCGGTGAAGCGCCGGAGCGAACCGACGCCGAAGCCGTCATCCGTCAGGTGTCAGCGCCGCTGTACTACCAGTCCCTCACCGCCACAAAGCCGTTGACAACCCGGGACGCCACGCGGGCCGCTGATGCGGCACTGGCCGCCGTCGCCGCGGGTGTGTTCAGTCCCGCGCGCAGACCAGGTTCTTGA
- a CDS encoding aldo/keto reductase, with amino-acid sequence MEYRHVGASGLRVSELGFGAATFGGVGEFFGAWGKTDVNGARRIVDMCLQAGVTLFDTADVYSDGASEEVLGAALRPHRDDVVISTKAALPTGDDDSGTSRTRLLRAVDAALRRLQTDRIDLFQLHGFDASVPIDEVVSTLETLVAAGKVRYLGASNFSGWQLMKSLAVADRRQAPRYVAHQVYYSLVGRDYEWELMPLAAAEGVGALVWSPLGWGRLTGRIRRGSPVPDGSRLHATADAGPPVDDERLFSIVEVLDDIAARTGRSVPQAALNWLLRRPTVASVIVGARDERQLAENLGAVGWRLDAEHLAALDAVSRVEAPYPYFPYHRQEGFARLSPPMANTLPAVR; translated from the coding sequence ATGGAATATCGGCACGTCGGCGCATCCGGCCTGAGAGTGTCCGAACTCGGCTTCGGGGCAGCGACTTTCGGCGGTGTCGGCGAGTTTTTCGGAGCGTGGGGGAAGACCGACGTCAACGGTGCCCGGCGCATTGTCGACATGTGCCTGCAGGCCGGCGTCACACTCTTCGACACCGCCGACGTCTACTCCGACGGCGCGTCCGAGGAGGTGCTCGGCGCCGCACTGCGTCCCCACCGCGACGACGTCGTCATCTCGACCAAGGCGGCGCTGCCCACCGGTGACGACGACTCGGGAACATCGCGGACGCGGTTGCTGCGCGCCGTCGACGCGGCGCTGCGCCGGCTGCAGACCGACCGTATCGACCTGTTCCAGCTGCACGGCTTCGACGCCTCGGTGCCGATCGACGAAGTCGTCTCGACGCTGGAAACCCTTGTCGCAGCGGGCAAGGTCCGCTACCTGGGCGCGTCGAACTTCAGTGGGTGGCAGTTGATGAAGTCGCTGGCGGTGGCCGATCGGCGCCAGGCGCCGCGCTACGTCGCACACCAGGTGTACTACTCGCTCGTCGGCCGCGACTACGAGTGGGAGCTGATGCCACTGGCCGCCGCGGAGGGTGTCGGGGCACTCGTCTGGAGTCCGCTGGGCTGGGGGCGGTTGACGGGCAGGATCCGGCGCGGCAGCCCGGTTCCGGACGGCAGCCGACTGCACGCCACGGCCGACGCCGGACCGCCGGTCGACGACGAGCGGCTGTTCTCGATCGTCGAGGTCCTCGACGACATCGCGGCGCGGACCGGCAGATCGGTGCCGCAGGCCGCACTGAACTGGTTGTTGCGCAGGCCCACCGTGGCGTCGGTGATCGTCGGCGCCCGCGACGAGCGCCAACTGGCGGAGAACCTCGGTGCGGTCGGCTGGCGGCTCGACGCCGAACACCTCGCCGCACTCGATGCGGTCAGCCGCGTCGAGGCGCCCTACCCGTATTTCCCGTATCACCGCCAGGAGGGGTTCGCGAGGCTGAGTCCGCCGATGGCGAACACGCTTCCTGCCGTGCGGTAA
- a CDS encoding molybdopterin-containing oxidoreductase family protein: MSETVYTFCRYCLASCGLEVTVENNRVTKIAADKQNPHTWQDFCAKGRTANRLVEHPRRILNPMRRVGDTYVEATWDEAIADIAARMTAAIEAGGPDAVGVYYGNPAGFSSSNIIFMNGWLDAVGTHSRYFVGSVDQNAMHVVAQAMYGSILMAPVSDVDNCDYFLLVGTNPAVSAWNWLETVPGGWRRALARQKQGATIVVVDPLRTESAEKADEHLAVRPGQDWALLLAMVKVILDEGLEHASDCADLATGVDDLRSLVADADLDDLAARCDIARERIERVARDFATARAAMVVTRTGVSLHLAGTVAEWLGHVLNVITGRMDRPGGRRYEPGYVDAIRMSAMVKAKPHYSRLAGREMVAGAHALSELPDEITTPGRGQIRAMLINCGNPVVSGPDGARLDAALAQLDLLVAIDFVQRESHRHAHWLLPATHWLERDDLLAFTSNMHDEPYLQYGAKAVDPPPGARQEWRIFTDLAIAMNKPLFGAKGLNGFIRATRAAARLTRRPAVEFGPHWIDRLVVATGRKFNGRRIKWRDVRAHRHGWVLGPREFGHFREALRTDDKKVHAAPPEFVERARELLAEPHAQPPVDYPFQLANRRHRHSMNSWLNDLPGLHPAGKGNDVVIHPKDAAALGVSDGDLVRVFSPVGAVELPATVSEAPREGVVIVDHGWGSRVFDPRGGQDPISYGVNRNLLIDAGPIDPLSQTTALSSGYVGVERVG; this comes from the coding sequence GTGAGCGAGACGGTCTACACCTTCTGCCGGTACTGCCTGGCGTCCTGCGGTCTGGAAGTGACCGTCGAGAACAACCGCGTCACCAAGATCGCCGCCGACAAGCAGAACCCGCACACCTGGCAGGACTTCTGCGCCAAGGGCCGTACCGCGAACCGCCTCGTCGAGCATCCCCGCCGCATCCTCAACCCGATGCGCCGCGTCGGCGACACCTACGTCGAAGCCACGTGGGACGAGGCGATCGCGGACATCGCCGCGCGGATGACCGCGGCGATCGAGGCGGGCGGACCGGATGCCGTCGGCGTGTACTACGGCAATCCCGCGGGGTTCTCGTCGTCGAACATCATCTTCATGAACGGCTGGCTCGACGCCGTCGGGACCCACAGCCGCTACTTCGTCGGCTCGGTCGACCAGAACGCGATGCACGTTGTCGCGCAGGCGATGTACGGCTCGATCCTGATGGCGCCGGTCTCCGACGTCGACAACTGCGACTACTTCCTGCTGGTCGGCACGAACCCGGCGGTCAGCGCATGGAACTGGCTGGAGACGGTGCCCGGCGGATGGCGCCGCGCGCTGGCCCGCCAGAAGCAGGGCGCGACGATCGTCGTGGTCGACCCGCTGCGCACCGAGTCCGCCGAAAAGGCCGACGAACACCTGGCGGTGCGGCCGGGCCAGGACTGGGCGCTGCTGCTGGCGATGGTCAAGGTCATCCTCGACGAGGGTCTCGAACACGCCTCGGACTGCGCCGATCTCGCGACCGGCGTCGACGATCTGCGGTCGCTGGTCGCCGACGCCGACCTCGACGACCTGGCCGCGCGTTGCGACATCGCCCGCGAGCGCATCGAGCGGGTGGCCCGCGACTTCGCGACGGCGCGGGCGGCGATGGTGGTCACCCGGACCGGGGTGTCGCTGCACCTGGCCGGCACGGTCGCCGAATGGCTGGGCCACGTGCTCAACGTGATCACCGGGCGGATGGACCGGCCCGGCGGCCGGCGCTACGAGCCGGGCTACGTCGACGCCATCCGGATGTCGGCGATGGTCAAGGCCAAACCGCACTACAGCAGGCTCGCCGGCCGCGAGATGGTCGCCGGCGCGCACGCGCTGTCCGAGTTGCCCGACGAGATCACCACGCCGGGCCGCGGCCAGATCCGCGCGATGCTGATCAACTGCGGCAACCCCGTCGTCTCCGGACCGGACGGGGCCAGGCTCGACGCCGCACTGGCCCAACTCGACCTGCTGGTCGCCATCGACTTCGTGCAGCGCGAAAGCCACCGGCACGCGCACTGGCTGCTGCCCGCGACCCACTGGTTGGAGCGTGACGACCTGCTCGCGTTCACCAGCAACATGCACGACGAGCCGTATCTGCAGTACGGCGCCAAGGCCGTCGACCCGCCGCCGGGTGCGCGGCAGGAGTGGCGGATCTTCACCGACCTGGCGATCGCGATGAACAAACCGCTGTTCGGCGCCAAGGGGCTCAACGGGTTCATCAGGGCCACGCGCGCCGCCGCCCGCCTGACGCGGCGACCCGCCGTCGAGTTCGGGCCGCACTGGATCGACCGGCTGGTGGTCGCGACCGGACGAAAGTTCAACGGCCGCAGGATCAAATGGCGCGACGTGCGGGCACACCGGCACGGCTGGGTGCTCGGCCCGCGCGAGTTCGGGCACTTCCGCGAGGCGTTGCGCACCGACGACAAGAAGGTGCACGCCGCCCCGCCGGAGTTCGTGGAGCGCGCCCGCGAACTGCTCGCCGAACCGCACGCGCAGCCTCCGGTCGACTACCCGTTCCAGCTGGCCAACCGCAGGCACCGGCATTCGATGAACTCGTGGCTCAACGACCTGCCCGGGCTGCATCCGGCGGGGAAGGGCAACGACGTGGTCATCCACCCCAAAGACGCGGCCGCACTCGGCGTCAGCGACGGCGACCTGGTCCGGGTGTTCTCCCCCGTCGGCGCCGTCGAACTCCCCGCCACCGTCAGCGAGGCACCCCGGGAAGGCGTCGTGATCGTCGATCATGGTTGGGGCTCACGGGTTTTCGACCCGCGCGGCGGCCAGGACCCGATCTCCTACGGCGTCAACCGCAATCTGCTGATCGACGCGGGACCGATCGATCCGCTGTCGCAGACCACCGCGTTGAGTTCGGGCTACGTCGGGGTCGAACGCGTGGGTTAG
- a CDS encoding ABC transporter ATP-binding protein, with protein sequence MVQGPTQRSRDFTGSALRLVKRLTPERGLTAAVILLGVCGIAISVIGPRILGHATDLLFNGVIGRELPAGVTKEQAIEAARARGDTTFADLLSGMNVVPGEGVDFGAVARTLLLALGLYLVAALLVWLQARLLNVAVQRTMVRLRADVEDKVYRMPLSYFDSRQRGEVLSRVTNDVDNVQTSLSMTISQLLTSVLTVFAVLVMMLTISPLLTLLTVVTVPLSLWATRVIARRSQRLFVAQWANTGRLNAHIEETYSGFTIVKTFGHRAAATDAFREYNDEVYRASFGAQFFSGLVSPATTFIGNLSYVAVAVVGGLQVATGQITLGSIQAFIQYVRQFNQPLTQVAGMYNTLQSGVASAERVFDLLDAEEETPDPEARTVITARESAEISSGNHRSRKIGGRVEFERVTFGYHPDTPVIEDLSLVAEPGSTVAIVGPTGAGKTTLVNLLMRFYDVDAGRILVDGVDISTVSRQSLRSQIGMVLQDTWLFGGTIYDNIAYGRPDAGEDEVIAAAKAAYVDRFVHMLPDGYQTVVGDDGGAISAGEKQLITIARAVLARPRLLILDEATSSVDTRTELLIAQAMAELRRDRTSFIIAHRLSTIRDADVIVVMDAGRIVERGSHTELLAKRGAYWAMTQA encoded by the coding sequence ATGGTGCAGGGGCCCACGCAGCGGTCGCGGGATTTCACCGGTTCGGCGCTGCGGCTGGTCAAACGGTTGACGCCCGAACGCGGGCTCACCGCGGCGGTCATCCTGCTCGGGGTCTGCGGCATCGCGATCAGCGTCATCGGTCCGCGAATCCTCGGGCACGCCACCGATCTTCTGTTCAACGGGGTGATCGGCCGCGAACTGCCCGCGGGCGTGACCAAGGAGCAGGCGATCGAGGCGGCCCGCGCCCGCGGCGACACCACCTTCGCCGATCTGCTGAGCGGAATGAACGTCGTCCCCGGCGAGGGCGTCGACTTCGGCGCCGTCGCGCGCACGCTGCTGCTCGCGCTGGGGCTGTACCTGGTCGCCGCGCTGCTGGTGTGGCTGCAGGCGCGGCTGCTCAACGTCGCGGTGCAGCGCACCATGGTGCGGTTGCGCGCCGACGTCGAGGACAAGGTGTACCGGATGCCGCTGTCCTACTTCGACTCCCGGCAGCGCGGCGAGGTGCTCAGCCGCGTCACCAACGACGTCGACAACGTCCAGACGTCGCTGTCGATGACGATCAGTCAACTGTTGACGTCGGTGCTGACGGTGTTCGCGGTCCTGGTGATGATGTTGACGATCTCGCCGCTGCTGACGTTGCTGACCGTGGTCACGGTGCCGTTGTCGCTGTGGGCGACGCGGGTGATCGCGCGTCGCTCGCAGCGGTTGTTCGTCGCGCAGTGGGCCAACACCGGCCGGCTCAACGCGCACATCGAGGAGACCTACAGCGGGTTCACGATCGTCAAGACGTTCGGTCACCGGGCCGCGGCCACCGACGCGTTCCGCGAGTACAACGACGAGGTCTACCGCGCGAGCTTCGGCGCGCAGTTCTTCTCCGGGCTGGTCTCGCCGGCCACCACGTTCATCGGGAACCTCAGTTACGTCGCGGTCGCCGTCGTCGGTGGCCTGCAGGTGGCCACCGGGCAGATCACGCTGGGCAGCATCCAGGCGTTCATCCAGTACGTTCGCCAGTTCAACCAGCCGCTCACTCAGGTCGCCGGGATGTACAACACGCTGCAGTCCGGGGTGGCCAGCGCCGAACGGGTCTTCGACCTGCTCGACGCGGAGGAGGAAACCCCCGACCCCGAGGCGCGAACGGTGATTACCGCGCGAGAATCGGCGGAAATTTCGAGCGGTAATCACCGTTCGCGCAAGATTGGCGGGCGTGTCGAGTTCGAGCGCGTCACCTTCGGCTACCACCCGGACACACCGGTGATCGAGGACCTGTCGCTGGTGGCCGAACCGGGCAGCACGGTGGCGATCGTCGGCCCGACCGGCGCGGGCAAGACGACCCTGGTGAACCTGCTGATGCGGTTCTACGACGTCGACGCCGGCCGGATTCTGGTTGACGGCGTGGACATCTCGACGGTGAGCCGCCAGTCGCTGCGGTCGCAGATCGGGATGGTGCTGCAGGACACCTGGCTGTTCGGCGGCACCATCTACGACAACATCGCCTACGGCCGCCCGGACGCCGGCGAGGACGAGGTGATCGCCGCCGCGAAGGCCGCTTACGTCGACCGGTTCGTGCACATGCTGCCCGACGGCTACCAGACCGTGGTCGGCGACGACGGCGGTGCCATCAGCGCAGGCGAGAAGCAGCTCATCACGATCGCCCGCGCGGTGCTGGCCCGGCCCCGGCTGCTGATCCTCGACGAGGCGACCAGTTCGGTTGACACCCGCACCGAGTTGCTGATCGCGCAGGCGATGGCCGAGTTGCGCCGGGACCGAACGAGTTTCATCATCGCGCACCGGCTCTCGACGATCCGCGACGCCGACGTCATCGTGGTGATGGACGCCGGCCGGATCGTCGAACGCGGAAGCCACACCGAACTTCTCGCTAAGCGAGGCGCTTACTGGGCGATGACCCAGGCGTAA